One Candidatus Zixiibacteriota bacterium DNA window includes the following coding sequences:
- a CDS encoding response regulator, translated as MDNPSILVVDDELLIRDLLYDFFHDQGWDITVAESGQKALDIMQERQFDVLLTDLRMPAMDGMTLTSQVQQDYPDVPVVIMTGYPSVDSAVAALRTRVADYITKPFNVNDLFKRVLSHLPKEGEGAD; from the coding sequence ATGGATAATCCGTCAATATTGGTGGTCGATGACGAACTGCTGATTAGAGACCTGTTGTATGACTTCTTTCACGATCAAGGTTGGGACATAACCGTGGCGGAAAGCGGCCAGAAAGCTCTCGACATCATGCAGGAAAGACAATTCGATGTTCTCCTGACCGATTTGCGCATGCCGGCGATGGATGGAATGACCCTGACCAGCCAGGTGCAACAGGACTATCCGGATGTTCCGGTGGTAATCATGACCGGATACCCGTCGGTCGATTCGGCCGTGGCGGCCTTGCGCACCAGGGTAGCCGACTACATAACCAAACCGTTCAACGTTAACGACCTCTTCAAGCGGGTGCTATCCCACCTGCCCAAAGAGGGTGAAGGAGCAGACTGA
- a CDS encoding response regulator yields the protein MALKILVVDDSPTVVKFVSFSLKKSGYEVVTACDGMDAIEKISNLTEQISLVITDLNMPNLDGYGLIEALRQNPEHVGTPIIILSSEDGEEDRKKGIEVGASSYLVKPFKASVLIDEVSRYLNQEEKVS from the coding sequence ATGGCACTCAAAATATTGGTAGTAGATGACTCACCGACCGTGGTGAAATTCGTGTCTTTCTCCCTTAAGAAAAGCGGATACGAGGTTGTCACCGCCTGCGACGGGATGGATGCAATTGAGAAGATATCGAATCTGACCGAGCAGATCAGTCTGGTAATCACCGATCTCAACATGCCCAACCTGGACGGATATGGCTTGATCGAGGCCCTGCGTCAGAACCCCGAGCATGTCGGTACTCCGATAATCATACTCTCTTCGGAGGATGGCGAAGAAGATCGCAAGAAAGGTATCGAGGTAGGTGCCAGTTCATATCTGGTAAAGCCGTTCAAGGCCTCAGTCTTGATCGACGAAGTCTCACGATATTTGAATCAAGAAGAAAAAGTAAGTTGA
- a CDS encoding protein-glutamate O-methyltransferase CheR, translated as MLTSSTAEPEMTAEEFVMIRDFIHEKSGIFFAENKTYLLKNRLIKRMSDLEIKSYRDYFYHVKYDTSLVEFKELMNLITTNETSFFRNEPQLLSFSDEVLPLMVKTKKEGGGPKSIKIWSAGCSTGEEPYTLAMMIMEKLGNLSGWKVEVIANDISEQVLSQARKGEYSGITLRNVKPTVLNRFFDKVGDSFRVKPEVKALVKFSHINLNEPRQMSMHSGFDTIFCRNVMIYFSDEVKRQIVRGYYNSLQPGGYFYIGHSETLHGISKAFKLVYFKNALVYQKEAVAAASGSKPGSMSASATAGPLAGKPNAAGGARRAMDLLSKIKPMTVNR; from the coding sequence ATGCTAACATCGTCCACGGCTGAACCGGAAATGACCGCTGAAGAATTCGTGATGATAAGAGATTTCATCCACGAAAAAAGCGGCATTTTCTTCGCTGAAAATAAAACATACCTGTTGAAAAACAGACTCATCAAGAGAATGAGTGATCTGGAAATCAAATCGTATCGCGACTACTTCTATCATGTCAAGTACGACACATCGCTCGTTGAGTTCAAGGAACTCATGAACCTGATAACGACCAACGAAACCAGTTTCTTCCGCAACGAACCCCAGTTGCTTTCCTTTTCCGACGAAGTGCTGCCCCTGATGGTTAAGACCAAGAAAGAGGGCGGGGGACCGAAAAGTATCAAAATATGGTCAGCCGGGTGTTCGACCGGAGAGGAGCCCTACACGCTGGCCATGATGATTATGGAAAAGCTGGGTAACCTGAGCGGGTGGAAAGTAGAGGTGATTGCCAACGACATCTCCGAACAAGTCCTTTCGCAGGCTCGCAAAGGAGAATACTCGGGCATTACCTTGCGAAATGTAAAGCCGACCGTCCTCAATCGGTTCTTTGACAAAGTCGGAGACAGCTTTCGAGTGAAACCGGAGGTCAAGGCTTTGGTCAAGTTTTCGCACATCAACTTAAACGAGCCGCGCCAGATGTCGATGCACTCCGGGTTCGACACGATTTTCTGTCGTAACGTGATGATCTACTTCTCAGATGAAGTCAAGCGTCAGATTGTGCGAGGTTACTACAACAGCCTCCAGCCCGGCGGCTACTTCTATATCGGACACTCGGAAACGCTTCACGGTATTTCCAAGGCCTTCAAATTGGTCTATTTCAAGAACGCCTTGGTCTATCAAAAGGAAGCTGTAGCGGCTGCATCCGGCTCCAAACCAGGCAGCATGTCGGCCTCGGCAACGGCCGGACCATTGGCCGGGAAACCCAACGCAGCAGGCGGTGCGCGGCGCGCCATGGATCTATTGAGCAAAATAAAACCGATGACGGTGAATAGATAA
- a CDS encoding ATP-binding protein, whose translation MMSVHLELEYPSEIASEAKLVQRLRELFAANHVSSDEQRAFTLAVSEAFTNALIHGNQFDPDKTIKICLDINESSLRADIIDQGRNGLRDVNQPRQTDPLADGGRGIGLMERYVSEVQFEQTGDGGLKVSITLERKQLTNIE comes from the coding sequence ATGATGAGTGTTCACCTGGAACTCGAATATCCCTCCGAAATCGCTTCAGAGGCAAAACTTGTACAGCGCCTCAGGGAGCTGTTTGCGGCCAACCATGTGAGCAGTGATGAGCAAAGGGCTTTCACCCTGGCCGTTTCCGAGGCTTTCACCAATGCCCTGATCCACGGCAACCAGTTTGACCCCGACAAGACAATAAAGATATGCCTCGACATTAACGAGTCTTCGCTCCGTGCCGATATAATTGACCAGGGCCGGAACGGGCTCAGGGATGTTAACCAGCCCCGGCAGACAGATCCTCTGGCCGATGGAGGCCGGGGTATCGGGTTGATGGAACGATATGTAAGCGAAGTTCAATTCGAACAAACCGGGGATGGGGGACTCAAGGTGTCGATAACGTTAGAACGTAAACAACTTACGAATATTGAATGA
- a CDS encoding HEAT repeat domain-containing protein codes for MNTAVDQIAELLARLQSPDFYEREEAVRNLGSYGEDEAVAGLVMALEDPDMGIRELAANLLSQMKGNTASQLLISFLGHADIGTRNLAAEILVKIGEEAVGPLLDDIDNDDYDIRKFIVDVLGLIKDRRSVEQICRKLYDENSNVACSAAEALGEIGSKEAVPALIGSFENVEDARLQAAEALGKIGDPSSLDKLYGFAKTDDPMIQYVVLEAIGNIGRTESISHLMPHLDDEDSTIAETALMAIINISLKNDGKIECDLPLDKFTHFLFDGLKNHNRKITEFTLSTLKHWYGEEVLSPLLDTLDSVEEEDRCRISDILVEVGPSSVSSMLDLFADSSLVAKLTMLDVIKQFIDPNTAQRLITFAEDPEPDVRQKIAHLLGISGFTGAIEPLKVLAGDKIGHVRSTAYAALGWLATENEIDFLFEGLQDSYADVRQAVLGALIVIGAPRVVERFTSDLYHDDVERQRLAVTALGMIGDADVVGPLLGAVNHPDASVRKLAIASLGRIQSVTDVQPLVLALSDESAAVRKAAVSALLEVKGQEAVHDIRALLEDVDVWVRYHTINAIGELGVASYADHILPYLEDDQDIIRIAAVKALALMGSLEAVPKLRELGSDKNEDIVRAVQSAVSELEGSV; via the coding sequence ATGAATACTGCTGTTGATCAGATAGCCGAACTGCTGGCGCGTTTGCAGTCGCCGGACTTCTACGAGAGAGAAGAGGCGGTTCGGAACCTGGGCTCATACGGCGAGGATGAGGCGGTGGCCGGCCTGGTGATGGCTCTGGAAGATCCGGACATGGGCATCAGGGAACTGGCTGCCAACCTGCTCAGTCAGATGAAGGGCAATACAGCCTCTCAGCTACTGATCAGTTTCCTCGGCCACGCCGACATCGGCACCCGCAATCTGGCCGCCGAGATTCTGGTGAAGATCGGCGAAGAAGCCGTGGGGCCGCTGCTGGACGATATCGATAATGATGACTACGACATACGCAAATTCATCGTCGATGTGCTTGGGCTCATCAAAGACCGGCGGTCGGTAGAGCAAATCTGTCGCAAACTGTATGATGAAAACTCCAATGTGGCCTGCTCGGCCGCCGAAGCGCTCGGTGAAATAGGTTCCAAAGAAGCTGTGCCGGCGCTGATCGGGTCCTTTGAAAACGTCGAAGATGCCCGTCTTCAGGCCGCCGAAGCACTCGGAAAGATCGGTGATCCATCATCTTTGGACAAACTCTATGGCTTTGCAAAAACTGATGATCCGATGATACAGTATGTCGTTCTGGAGGCAATCGGGAATATTGGCAGAACCGAATCGATATCGCATTTGATGCCGCATCTCGATGACGAAGACAGCACCATAGCCGAAACCGCCTTGATGGCCATCATCAATATCAGCCTGAAAAACGATGGAAAGATAGAGTGCGACCTGCCTTTGGACAAATTCACTCATTTCCTGTTCGACGGTTTGAAGAACCACAACCGAAAAATCACCGAATTCACCTTGAGCACGCTGAAGCACTGGTACGGGGAAGAAGTCTTGTCGCCACTGCTGGATACTTTGGATTCGGTCGAGGAAGAAGATCGTTGTCGGATTTCGGACATTCTGGTCGAGGTCGGACCTTCGTCTGTTAGCTCGATGCTGGACCTGTTCGCCGACTCTTCGCTCGTTGCCAAACTGACCATGCTGGATGTGATCAAGCAGTTCATTGATCCCAACACTGCCCAACGCTTGATTACGTTTGCCGAAGACCCTGAGCCGGACGTCAGACAGAAGATTGCTCACTTGCTGGGGATATCCGGATTCACCGGCGCTATTGAGCCCTTGAAAGTGTTAGCCGGCGATAAGATCGGACATGTTCGTTCAACGGCTTACGCGGCTTTGGGCTGGCTGGCCACGGAGAATGAAATCGACTTTCTGTTCGAAGGGTTGCAAGACTCTTATGCCGACGTTCGGCAGGCCGTGCTGGGCGCGCTTATCGTAATCGGCGCACCGCGAGTTGTCGAACGGTTCACCAGCGACCTTTATCATGATGATGTCGAACGACAGCGGTTGGCCGTGACTGCTCTCGGAATGATCGGTGACGCCGACGTGGTTGGACCGCTGCTGGGTGCCGTCAATCATCCCGATGCCTCAGTCAGAAAACTGGCGATAGCATCGTTGGGCAGAATTCAATCGGTAACCGATGTGCAACCGTTGGTACTGGCATTGTCCGACGAGAGTGCGGCAGTTCGCAAGGCGGCGGTCTCGGCACTCCTGGAAGTAAAGGGCCAGGAAGCTGTCCACGACATCCGAGCTTTGTTGGAGGACGTTGATGTTTGGGTGCGCTACCATACGATAAATGCGATTGGTGAATTGGGTGTCGCCAGTTATGCAGACCATATATTGCCATACCTGGAAGATGACCAGGACATCATACGAATCGCCGCCGTCAAGGCCCTGGCCCTGATGGGCAGCCTGGAGGCCGTTCCCAAATTGCGCGAGCTCGGGTCGGACAAAAACGAAGATATCGTGCGAGCTGTCCAGTCGGCGGTGTCGGAACTGGAGGGAAGTGTCTGA
- a CDS encoding STAS domain-containing protein: protein MEISVKESNGVAILNLQGRLDLSSGSSLKEQVKLLFNDDKSNVHLNLADVEFINSSGLGSLVSIMKETRLRKGRLTLSNLASYVQEIFDITQLSHIFEIYATQEEALNSYQSINVG from the coding sequence ATGGAAATCAGTGTGAAGGAATCCAACGGTGTTGCAATTCTCAATCTTCAGGGAAGACTGGATTTGTCCAGCGGTTCCTCGCTCAAGGAGCAGGTCAAACTGCTGTTCAACGACGACAAGTCAAACGTTCATCTCAATCTGGCCGACGTGGAGTTCATCAACAGCTCCGGGTTGGGTTCGCTGGTCTCAATCATGAAAGAGACCAGATTGCGCAAAGGGCGACTGACCCTTTCCAACCTGGCCAGCTATGTACAGGAGATATTCGATATCACGCAACTGTCGCATATATTTGAGATTTACGCCACTCAGGAGGAAGCCTTGAATTCCTACCAGTCGATCAATGTCGGCTGA
- a CDS encoding protein phosphatase CheZ, with amino-acid sequence MSNNQPLPMKIQQEIEELASSINEIVVKFKELHHPLLESSEKVPKATEQLDKISEQTEAATHQMLDRVEKIVQHVEDSKSSLTEIKRCVTEDRVGEIEGLADALIDKANVTCNDAYTIMDALQFQDITAQQMNHAAALLEDIEAKLQNIMGALKGNQDSQSETDSDKKSRVYDPHADLFEKKTDQSAIDDMFARKT; translated from the coding sequence ATGTCGAATAACCAACCGCTACCAATGAAAATCCAGCAGGAGATAGAGGAACTGGCTTCTTCCATCAACGAGATAGTAGTCAAGTTCAAAGAGTTGCACCACCCCCTTCTCGAGTCCAGCGAGAAAGTTCCCAAGGCCACGGAACAACTCGACAAGATCAGCGAGCAAACTGAAGCAGCCACGCATCAGATGCTGGATCGGGTCGAAAAGATCGTGCAACACGTTGAAGATTCAAAATCCAGTCTGACGGAGATCAAAAGGTGTGTCACCGAAGATCGCGTAGGCGAAATCGAAGGGTTGGCCGATGCCTTGATAGACAAAGCAAATGTCACCTGCAACGACGCCTATACCATAATGGATGCCCTTCAGTTTCAGGACATAACCGCCCAACAGATGAACCACGCTGCCGCTCTGTTGGAAGACATAGAAGCTAAACTCCAAAACATAATGGGTGCACTCAAAGGCAATCAGGATTCTCAATCCGAAACTGACTCAGACAAGAAGTCTCGCGTCTATGATCCGCACGCTGACCTCTTTGAGAAGAAGACTGATCAGTCGGCAATTGATGACATGTTTGCGCGAAAAACCTGA
- a CDS encoding response regulator, whose translation MADLKILAVDDSPTMRRIIINTLKRAGFEDVVEASDGRDALAKMKVEKINFIITDWNMPEMDGLSFVTTLRGMAEYKSLPILMVTTRSVKDDIMEALKAGVNNYIVKPFTPETLKDKIEQVLAG comes from the coding sequence GTGGCAGATCTTAAAATTCTAGCGGTCGATGACAGCCCTACGATGCGGCGAATCATCATCAATACGCTCAAACGCGCCGGGTTCGAAGATGTTGTCGAAGCCAGTGACGGCCGGGATGCTCTGGCCAAGATGAAGGTTGAGAAGATCAACTTCATTATTACCGATTGGAACATGCCGGAGATGGATGGACTCTCGTTCGTAACTACTTTGCGCGGTATGGCCGAGTATAAAAGCCTGCCGATTCTCATGGTGACCACCCGTTCAGTCAAGGACGATATCATGGAAGCCTTGAAGGCCGGAGTCAACAACTACATCGTGAAGCCGTTCACCCCGGAGACTCTAAAGGACAAAATCGAACAGGTTCTGGCCGGTTAA
- a CDS encoding response regulator, giving the protein MTLQDQQRVLITDDEAAIRDDLSEYLTNLGYVVDAVSDAATTVSSVTDAEYNVLLLDHMLPDNTGLDILPDLLATCPKLSVIVMTGYPTVDMIISAVRRGACDVVVKPFELKELSQAVERALARNHRLIEGIVDGGDAMTDDHAAGPSADVYNRPKARSTANS; this is encoded by the coding sequence ATGACGCTTCAAGACCAACAGCGCGTTTTGATAACCGATGATGAAGCGGCCATCAGGGATGATCTGAGTGAGTATCTCACTAATCTGGGATATGTCGTCGATGCAGTTTCCGACGCAGCTACCACCGTGTCTTCGGTTACAGATGCCGAATACAACGTTCTGCTGTTGGATCACATGCTGCCGGACAATACGGGCCTGGACATCCTGCCCGACCTGCTTGCAACTTGTCCCAAGTTGAGCGTCATTGTGATGACGGGTTATCCCACCGTGGACATGATTATCTCAGCCGTGCGACGGGGGGCGTGCGATGTTGTGGTCAAACCTTTCGAACTCAAAGAGCTGTCGCAGGCGGTTGAGCGGGCCTTGGCTCGCAATCATCGACTGATTGAGGGGATTGTCGACGGCGGGGATGCTATGACCGACGACCATGCAGCCGGTCCCAGTGCGGACGTATACAACCGGCCGAAAGCCAGGTCGACGGCCAATAGCTAA